The genomic window CCGCTTTAAACTGTTTTGCCGTTTCAACCATTTTTCTTCCATCTGTAACATCAACGATCGCAAATGGACCGCTTTGTGCTGCCTCACTGTCATTCTTTCGAATATCGGTAGCCATTACATTATCTGTGCCGTAAATTTTTCTTAACATGACCGTTAACTCAGATCCGATCTGTCCTAAGGCACCGGTAATAAAAATTCGTTTCATGCTGTCTCCTCCGTCTATCTCCCGTTAAATCAACTCTGGAAAAAAAATAAGTTCGTACAGACTTCTAATTCTTTATCTTAGAAAAAACTAAATAATCCCCATTTCCTTGCCGACTTTTTCATAAACTGCAATCGCTCGGTCGAGCATTTCTTTCGTATGAGCAGCAGAAGGCATATTGCGCACTCTTCCCGTTCCTTTTGGCACTGTCGGGAATACGATTGATTTTGCATAAACACCCTCTTCATTCAGCCGCTTGCTGAATTCCTGTGTCTTCACTTCGTCTCCAATAATACAAGGGGTAATCGGTGTTTCACTGTTTCCGATATCAAACCCTAAATCTTTTAATCCTTTTTTCAAATAATTAGCATTTTCCCAAAGGCGCTCATTCAACTCTGTGCTATCCATCAAAATTTCAATCGAGCGGATGGATGCCGCAACATCGGCCGGTGTCAAAGAAGTAGAGAACAAGAACGGGCGGCTTCGAACTTTTAACCAGTCAATTAATTCTTTTTTGCCGGCAACATATCCGCCGACAACTCCGATTGCTTTTGAAAGAGTTCCAATTTGGAAATCAATTTTATCTTGCAGTCCTAAATGCTTGACCGTTCCGGCACCTTTTCCCAACACCCCTGAACCATGAGCATCATCTACATACGTAATCAAATCGAACTCTTCCGCAATTTCGACGATTTCCGGAAGCTTTGCAATGTCTCCGTCCATCGAGAAAACACCGTCTGTTATGACCATAATCTTATTATATTGCCCCGATTCCTTCGCCTCTTTTGCTTTTGCGCGCAAATCGTCCATATCCGAATGGTTAAATCGGATAATTTTCGCTTTTGACAAACGGCAGCCGTCGATGATTGAAGCATGGTTCAGTTCATCAGACAGGATCGCATCATTTTTATCCATCACAGCCGAAATAGCTGCCATATTACAATTAAATCCGGATTGATAGGCAATGGCCGCCTCTGTTCCTTTGAACTCAGCCAGCTTTTCTTCAAGCTTTACATGAAGTTCTAACGTTCCATTAATGGTCCGGACGGCTCCTGCCCCCACTCCATAGCGGTTAATGGCATCGATTGCCGCGCCTTTCAACCTTTCGTCTGTTGCCAAACCTAAGTAGTTATTTGAAGAAAGATTGACAAGTTCTTTCCCATTAATTGTAATCATCGGCCCGTTTGGACTTTCAAGCGGATCAATGACGTTGTATAGGCCTCTGGTTTTTAGATCTTCTAAATTTTCTTTCAAAAATTGTTCCAGTTTACTTGACACGCAATAATCCTCCTGTCTCATTGTCACCACAAAAAATACAACTGTATATTTAGAGTGGACAATTTTTTGTTATGTAACACTTGATCAGTAAAGCTTTCTGTCATATTACTATATCATATTTTTTTCTTTGTGCATATATAGAGGACACAATTCGGAAAGTTCGTTCTTTTTTAGCGTATCCAAGAAATATAAAATTAGAAGCCCAGCGGCAACGACTGGGCTTTTCTATATTCATATGAAAGTCTATCGGACAATTTACATGTTTTTAATGGGTGACTTACAAAAATGCAAACCTTAGCCTTTTTGACTCATATCGTTATCCCCCAAATGCTTCAAGAATGTCTTCCACTTCTTTTAAATCAACAGATTTAGGTGTCAAATCTTTGTTTTTCGAAACAAAAGATTGTGGTGAATGATTCAAAGGAATGTAACCATTCTCGATCATCCTCTTAATTTCCGATAGTTCAAGTAAAATTTCCTCAGTCACTCCATTGGCCGCTTTTGGTTTTAAATATTGATCTAATGCCGAAAAAACAAGATGAATAAGTGTACTGTTATTTGCATGGTATTCAATTTGTTCCTGAAGTTTTTGGGAAACAGCATGTGTCTCACCTGTTTTTACATCAATGAATTTATCAGGAATTGATATTGCAATTTTATTGATATAATCGGTATAAGTTTTCACCATATCGATCATCCTTTAGTGGTAACTAACTCGGATAATGTTCCATGTTGTTTCTTTAGATAATTCATTTTTGCTAGAATCATGAGTCCAAGTACATTTAATTTTTCTAAGTCTTCAGGGAACATTAATTCAATCGGGCGTCCTCTTTCAGCCCATTTTACTGCCGCTTCCTGTATTTGTCTTTTTGCAAGTTTAGCGGCTCCCCCAACAGCTATATATTTAACTGCACCCTTAATTTCATTTGAACTGCTGCGTACCCGATCGAAATGTTCAAGGTATTTGATGGCCATTAATTTTAGCTGGGGAATGATATACTTGCTAATATCCTTTCTGACACCGGCAAAAGGTTCAACGTACCATTCCGAAGGGCCCGCAGTTAATTTTTCCTCCAGTTCTGATCGTGAGTCAAATTTATACAATTCATTTTTACTCACTTTTTGAATGATATTATCAAGAAATTGGTTGATCCCGAATGGTTCTCCTTCTACTGAGGCAACAGGTTTATTATTTTTAATTCCTACAAAATCAACGGAGTCTCCACCCAAGTCGCCAATGATGATACCTTTCCGTGAATCTTTAATGAGGGAATCGTCTTTAATTCCTAATGTTTCCTGGTCACGAGTTAGCCCTAAATAGGCACATGCTCCTTCTGCACCGACGATCACATCATTTACATCGATTATTACAACTACTTCTTTTGGGTCAGGGACTCCCGGCACCTTATGAAAGATAATCGTATGTGTCCCAATTAAGCGCTTTTTTAACAGATCTTTTTTCTCTTTATATTGGGTGGTGGGCAATGAAACAGCCAATTGATCGATTTCATAAGATATCTCAGTTTCATCGGGATTTGCCAAAAGCGCATGGTAGGCTGCAATCCCAAAAAGAAGAATAAAGGTTCGATCCTCTTCTGCTTTTTGATTATTAAAAGATGTCAGACTTACGTTCCGCTGCCTCGTTGCAGCTTTTCCTATATAATAGATTTCTCTTTTATCTTTGAAAGCCTGACTCTTAACTTCAACAATTAAATTTTCCTCAAGAACCACGTCTTCCTCATCATATGGTTTTTCATAAAATTCATCATCAAACAAAGCGATTGCATTAGGCATTTGGTATTCATATACTGTTCCATGATCAGAGGCTAGTACTTTGTACCAGCTGTTACCTATATCAACGGCAAAAAAATTATGTCTCTCCATGTTATCCTCCTCCTTCTGAATCCTATGCACGAAGTGAGATTCAGTGTGCTAGTACCTATACATTTTTCTTAAAACTATATATATTTTCCTCATTTTTTTTATTGTTTTTTATATAAAAACCCAAAAATTCCACGATTATACTGCTTCATTCATCTATGCTTAAAATCCCCAATCGCATACGATAAATTGAACCATTAATTATAAGGAGGAATTAAAAATGAGAAAAGATAAAGATTGCATAGATTTTAACGATTCTGCAACCGTTGGTGATTGTGCCAGTGTTGAAGTAGATCCGATCACTACTCCCGGAGGAGATCATCGTACAGTCACTATGAGAGTTCCCGTTACACTCGCGGAAAGTGTTTATTGCAAAATAGAAATGGCGCAAATTGCAAAATAAAAATCCTACAGTAAGAAAAAAAAATCATTGCCAGCACCCCTCTTCTCTACTAACCTTCTAATTGGCGTGAAATGTCAGTTAGAGGAGGAAGAAAGGATGCTTTCAATGATTCAACAACATCATATCAAGTATTTGCATCAATATAAAGGGCTCTCTTTACGAGCCATAGCCAGAGAGACTAATCATGATTTTAAAACTGTTAAGAAATATGCCTATAAAGAGGATGATAATTCCCTTCCTTCGGAACGGAAAAAAATTAAAGGATCAAAATTAGATCCTTATAAACCTCTTATCGATCAGTGGCTTCAAGAGGACATGAAAGCTCCAAAGAAACAACGCCATACTGGAGCCCGTGTTTTTCATCGCCTAAAAGCCATGTTTGGGGATGACTTTAATGTTTCATACCGGACCGTTCAATATTATGTATCCACAAAAAAGAAAGAGCTTTATGACGCTAATGAAGGATACTTGCCACTTGAACATTCTCCTGGAACAGCGCAAGTAGACTTTGGGAGCTATACTTATCAAGACGAGTCAGCAGGAGTTGAAAAAGAAGGTTACTATTTAAATTTATCATTTCCTTACAGTAATGCTGGCTTTATGCAAGCGATGCCAGCCCAAAATCAAGAATGTCTTCTTCAGGGGTTAAAACAGATATTTGAATATATTGGGGGCGTTCCAAAAAAGATTTGGTTTGATAATTTATCGGCAGCTGTCATTAGTATTTACAAAAATGGGGAACGCAAGCTAGTACCGCAGTTCGAGAAATTTGCCCTCCATTATAACTTTCAGCCTATTTTCTGTAATCCTAACAGCGGCCACGAAAAGGGGCATGTCGAAAATAAAGTGGGCTATCATCGACGTAATTTCCTGGTTCCCATCCCAATCATTAAAGATATGAACGCCTTTAATCAATCCTTACTTATTCGCTGTGAGGAGGATATGAAACGACCACATTACCGAAAAGAAAAGCAAATCGCAACATTGTTTGAGGAAGACAAGAAACCCATTTGGGAATTACCTAAAACATCATTTGATGTTCACAGGTTGATAAAAGCAAGAGCAGATAAATATGGCAAGGTTCGCTTTGAAAAAAACCGGTATTCTACCTCACCTTCCCTCGCATCCCAGGAAGTGTGGTTAAAAATTACATACGAAACAATTATCGTATTAGATGATGAATACCATATGGTGGTCGAACACCAAAGGTTGTACGGAGAGAACTTAGAATCCATGAAATGGATACCTTATTTGGATTTGATGGCCAGAAGACCTAAATCTTTTGAACAGATGCCGTTTTTTCGCGAATTGCCGGACCCATGGCAAGATTATTTATCATATACAAGCAAAAAGAAAGAAGCCTTACGGCTCCTGTCCCAAATCATTAAGGAAGAAGGAGATATTGAAACTGCAACACAGGCATTGGTCGAGAGTATAAAACTGGGGCAAACAGATACAGACAGCATTTTGACCACCTGGTATCGAATAACTGGGAAATTAGAGGATTTACCAGAAATTCAGATTTCGGAACATTTAAAACAAGAAGAGGTTTTTGAAGCAAATTGGACCAGTTATGATCAACTTTTAGGCGGTGGTGTCAAATGAGAAGCCAAATAGAAGCATACTGTAAAGAACTGAAACTCGGAAACCGAATAGCAGAACATTATTCGAGCATACAAGCAGAAACTCATGAAGAGTTTCTGGCAGAGCTCCTTGCATTGGAGGTAAAGCATCGAAAAATCACTAGAAAAAACCGGTTATTAAAACAGGCCAACTTTGATACCTTTAAGACATTTGAAGGATATGAATTCGGAGGAATAGAACTGCCTGCAAAGCTTTCGATAGACGAATTAAAAACGGCAGCATTCATTGATAGAAAAGAAAATCTAATAATGTATGGAGGTGTTGGAACGGGCAAAACTCATCTGGCGACGGCTCTTGGAGTGGAAGCGTGTAATCAAGGAAAAGTCGTAAAGTTTTATCGAACTGCAGCATTGGTGAATGAATTAATCGAATCAAAACAGGCAGGTACCTTGCATAAAACAATCAGTCAGCTAGAAAAGGCGGATCTCTTAATTTGTGATGAATGGGGCTATATTCCAGTTAGCCGGGAAGGAGCGCAGCTTCTTTTCCAGGTGGTTGCCTCGTGTTATGAGAGGAGAAGTATTATCATTACAACAAATCTTGAATTTAGCAAATGGAACAGTATTTTTCATGATGAGAGAATGACAACTGCAATAATTGACAGACTCGTACATCACAGTTATTTACTTACATTTACCGGACCAAGTTATCGATTAAAAAATTCCTATATGAACCTATAAAATGAAGAGCAAGGTGCTGGAAAAAAATCTTGCAAAACGCTGGATTTTTAAATTGCAAAACACAGTGCACCTCCATTAACTGAATGAGATGAAGTAGACTTCCAAATGTAGTGGGTAACCACCGCAACTTGACAAGGAGCCTCTACGGGCATGCTTTCCCAGCCAGGAAACCAGATGATGAAAATATCTGGCTTGCCATACCAGGCTAGCATACCCGCCTCTCCTAGTAAAGTTGCTGGTATGGGATCTCTTATGCTTGATTAGCAGTATACCCAGATTGGATGGTTAGTCTACCTGACCTTAATTTTTTTGTCCAGTTAAGTGTAGCCGATTCAAATTGTAAGTACAAAAGGAGCAAGCGCTCTGTTTAGAGGAGCCGGGCTGAGTGCTCCTCTTCCGTTTCTTCAGCGTTTCTTGTAGAGGCAGAATACCACAAACTCAATTCAAAGTTATAGACAACGAATGAAATTCTTAATTTCCTTCAAAACAAGCATTTGTCCCTTCCAAAATAATTGCTTCATTATATAGTGTTTTTTTATCTAAAACCAAAACTCCAATGTCCTTAATAAATTCATAAGCTTGTACTTCTGCGTATTTTAAAGAGCCTATTTTTGTAAGATTTGTGTACGCAACCATGGGTACTTCCATACTATATTAATGCATTAGTAATAAGAACTAAACAAACGAAAGGAAAGATGACTATATGAAAAAGGACCTTAAATCCATTCAAGGTCGCCAATTAGCGCCGAATCCCTTCGGACCTGAATGTATTCGTGTTACAAAAGTTTATGACTGGGTCGTCCTTACAAATCACGATAAAAACAAAGTTCCAATTCCTGATGAGTGCTTTGCACAAATCGAAAACTGCCGTGATCAAGGCAGAATTGTAACTGCTCAATGTTTTGAAGTACCGAACACTAGAAGCTGCGATTTTGTTGGTGCAACTCCAGCACCAAACTCACCGATTCCAGGAGCTCAAGTTGTTACACTTGCCTTCCATGTCCATATTCGCGTTCAATTCTTTTGCGATGGCTCCCCTCTTCCAGGCTGTAATTTCGTAGTACCGATCAGCTTTGTGGACGATGTACTCCTCTGTTTCCCAGAAGGAACAGAAATTAACTGTAACATATTTGATGTAAGGTGTCAGGTGCTTTTAAATCAAATGCTAGGTAACATGGTTTTTATTGATGTTGTAATGTGTAAAGATGTTCAAGTAGAGGCAGAAGTAAAACTCGAAGTCGAAGCGAAGTTCTGCGGACCGCGTCCTGTTATACCGATCGGACCGGATGAAATTGATTGCCCGCCGTTTCCAAACTTCCCGCAGCAATGTCCGACACTCTTCCCTGAAGAGAATTGTCTCTGCCAGGGAGCAGCTGACTTTAGTGGTACAGCAACCATCACATATATAGAGACTCTTCCTACTACTGACTCTACACTTACACCGACAGGACAACTGGATCTTACAGCCTTAATTTGTGACCAATGTACGCTTGCTAAAAGCAGCTTGAGAGTAAGATTTGTTGACACGCCAGCACCTACTCCTGTGGGCACTCCTGACGATGACCTTGATCAAAGCTTTACGTTTAGAGCCACTGAATTTAGGCAGCCGGTATGTACAGCTGTTGGTACACTGATTGTTTCAGGTGAGGGTATATTTACGCCGGACGGCGGAGTAGAAGAAAATGCCACCTTCTCAGTGACATTAATAAATAATACAAGTTTAACACTCATCATTACTAGCCCTTCCGCAACTGTTACTATTCCTCTAACAACAGTTGCCTCTGATTTAGATGTTGAAGTTGGGCCTTGTGAACGTATTGTTTGACAGACCTTCAGGAAGAGATCCAATACAAAAAACCGGGAGAAAAATTTCTCTTCCGGTTTTTCTCTTCAAATTGATATGTTAAAAGATAATTAGTATAATCTCGATTGATTGAAATAAATAGATAATATTCCTCTTTTTTGGGCAACCCATTTATCATTATTTACGTTCCTATAAATATGAAAAAAACATATTTATATGATAGATCTGATAAAGGAGAGATAAAGAAATGACATCTGATAACCTCAGAAGAAAAGTCCGAAAAAAATTGGGATTGTCAAACCCAACACCAATACGTCAACTAAAACGTCCCGCTCTGCCACTCCAGCCTCAGCCTGCACGAACAAAAGGCTGCTGCGGGAGAAGCAGCTAATCTTCGATCATTATCTGGTACTTTTTTCATGACCAAAAATGTTTGGCAGAGGATAATCTTCCACTGCAAAGAGGAATTTCCTTTAGAAGCCTGCGGTTTGCTTTCAGGGAAAAACGGTATAGCAGAGACGATTTGGCCTATGGAAAACGTAAACCGGAGTCCGATTTCCTTCTCGATGGATCTGGATCAAATTCGCCGCGTCTTTGAACTAATTGACAAGAAACATGAATCATTAATAGGCATTTACCATTCCCATCCAACAGCCGAAGCCTATCCATCCTTACAAGATATTGAATACAACAACTATCCAGAGGCAGGATATCTTATTGTCTCACTTGCAAAGCAAACTCCAATCGTAAAATGCTTTCAAATGAAGGCTAATTATGTAAAACAATTATCCATCAAAATCGTACATTGACAAGTAGAAAATAGATTTTGGTATATCATTTTCGAGTCTGCCAAAAAACAATAACTACTCGCATTTTCTTTCTGTATTTGAATCAGGTCGAAGTTGCGAGTTTTTTTATCTTCCAAAATTTTAATCTTATTCCATATACAACTAACAAACATTTCATCAATTTCTTATAAAATATAGTTATTCTTTCTTTACAGTAAATGAAAGTAATATTTTGTTGTTAGAAGCAATTTCAAGTTCTTGCTCCTTAAAAAATACAAAAGCTTCCACGCGGAAATGATCATATTTTTCTAAATTATGAAGACTTATTTGAAAATTAGATAAAGACTCTGTTTTTCCAGGATTAATAATTAATGGATGAATAGGACTTATCCATGTTTCTCCTTTCTTTTCAGCTTCTTCAAACCAATCATTGTTCATATATTTCCAACCTTTTGTTCCTTCATTGTTCATCATTCCCAGAGTTTCAGCTACATTTGGAGGGAGTATCTGTCCGGAAATTTTTATGCTTTCTGATGGAGTGGAACGCAAACAGATGGCAGGATTCCGTAATATTTCTGTTCCTATATTTTTTATATGCAAATTTCCTAAAACCTTAAGTTTTAGGCCTTCATTCTCATCAATAAGAAAATGATAATCAAAAAATACTTCTGCTTCTAGTCTCTTATCAATCATTAATTTCCCTGAATCAAGTTTTTGATCGTCTAAAAGTCGAATTTCATCTTGTTTTTTAGGAATCGCATTTTTCTTATTAGTTTTAGAAAAGTTAGTCATGAGAATGTCTAAAGGAACGATAGAAAAAACAGATGAAGAAGAACTTTCTAGAATTCTAGAAAGAATCCCTAATGTTATCGTAATTGCACAGTTTTCACCGAACTGGTTCCAAAAAGAACGATCTTCTATTTCAGGATACATAACATGTACCTTTATAAAATGAGAATTTTCGTTATTGACTAACTCATTCGTTTTAAATTTCGTACCCGATATTTTACATTCATGTTGAAAAAGGCTTAGCCACTTCTGATTGGTGGATTTTAAATTATGAGTTAATTCCATTACAGGTTCTTTAATTGTTGGAATTTCAAATAATGCCAGCTTAAAATGAAAATTCGTATTTTCTTCTGCCAGCGCTTCATTGTTTAAAATGACATCCGCTCCGCATGCAGAAAGAAATTTTTGAACATGATTTAGAATTTCCAATTCTAACTTCTCTTTTCTAAATGAATATAGATACGAATCATCATCAGACGATATGTAAATCTTTTTTCCATACAAACCTGAGTTCAATAGGACTTTCCGATTTTGAGTATCCATTTTCACATGAAACCCTAATTCTCGATAAAGATAATAAAAAGCCGGCAGTGTATCATATGGGATGACTGCCAACTCCTGATCCCCCATTATGATTCTCAAATCCATTTTGTTCTCACCTTCTTATATTATTATTCGAAGCTTTTAATTAAATTGTTTTA from Bacillus methanolicus includes these protein-coding regions:
- a CDS encoding glycine C-acetyltransferase, producing the protein MSSKLEQFLKENLEDLKTRGLYNVIDPLESPNGPMITINGKELVNLSSNNYLGLATDERLKGAAIDAINRYGVGAGAVRTINGTLELHVKLEEKLAEFKGTEAAIAYQSGFNCNMAAISAVMDKNDAILSDELNHASIIDGCRLSKAKIIRFNHSDMDDLRAKAKEAKESGQYNKIMVITDGVFSMDGDIAKLPEIVEIAEEFDLITYVDDAHGSGVLGKGAGTVKHLGLQDKIDFQIGTLSKAIGVVGGYVAGKKELIDWLKVRSRPFLFSTSLTPADVAASIRSIEILMDSTELNERLWENANYLKKGLKDLGFDIGNSETPITPCIIGDEVKTQEFSKRLNEEGVYAKSIVFPTVPKGTGRVRNMPSAAHTKEMLDRAIAVYEKVGKEMGII
- a CDS encoding ParM/StbA family protein encodes the protein MERHNFFAVDIGNSWYKVLASDHGTVYEYQMPNAIALFDDEFYEKPYDEEDVVLEENLIVEVKSQAFKDKREIYYIGKAATRQRNVSLTSFNNQKAEEDRTFILLFGIAAYHALLANPDETEISYEIDQLAVSLPTTQYKEKKDLLKKRLIGTHTIIFHKVPGVPDPKEVVVIIDVNDVIVGAEGACAYLGLTRDQETLGIKDDSLIKDSRKGIIIGDLGGDSVDFVGIKNNKPVASVEGEPFGINQFLDNIIQKVSKNELYKFDSRSELEEKLTAGPSEWYVEPFAGVRKDISKYIIPQLKLMAIKYLEHFDRVRSSSNEIKGAVKYIAVGGAAKLAKRQIQEAAVKWAERGRPIELMFPEDLEKLNVLGLMILAKMNYLKKQHGTLSELVTTKG
- the istA gene encoding IS21 family transposase, encoding MLSMIQQHHIKYLHQYKGLSLRAIARETNHDFKTVKKYAYKEDDNSLPSERKKIKGSKLDPYKPLIDQWLQEDMKAPKKQRHTGARVFHRLKAMFGDDFNVSYRTVQYYVSTKKKELYDANEGYLPLEHSPGTAQVDFGSYTYQDESAGVEKEGYYLNLSFPYSNAGFMQAMPAQNQECLLQGLKQIFEYIGGVPKKIWFDNLSAAVISIYKNGERKLVPQFEKFALHYNFQPIFCNPNSGHEKGHVENKVGYHRRNFLVPIPIIKDMNAFNQSLLIRCEEDMKRPHYRKEKQIATLFEEDKKPIWELPKTSFDVHRLIKARADKYGKVRFEKNRYSTSPSLASQEVWLKITYETIIVLDDEYHMVVEHQRLYGENLESMKWIPYLDLMARRPKSFEQMPFFRELPDPWQDYLSYTSKKKEALRLLSQIIKEEGDIETATQALVESIKLGQTDTDSILTTWYRITGKLEDLPEIQISEHLKQEEVFEANWTSYDQLLGGGVK
- the istB gene encoding IS21-like element helper ATPase IstB, translated to MRSQIEAYCKELKLGNRIAEHYSSIQAETHEEFLAELLALEVKHRKITRKNRLLKQANFDTFKTFEGYEFGGIELPAKLSIDELKTAAFIDRKENLIMYGGVGTGKTHLATALGVEACNQGKVVKFYRTAALVNELIESKQAGTLHKTISQLEKADLLICDEWGYIPVSREGAQLLFQVVASCYERRSIIITTNLEFSKWNSIFHDERMTTAIIDRLVHHSYLLTFTGPSYRLKNSYMNL
- a CDS encoding M67 family metallopeptidase; this encodes MTKNVWQRIIFHCKEEFPLEACGLLSGKNGIAETIWPMENVNRSPISFSMDLDQIRRVFELIDKKHESLIGIYHSHPTAEAYPSLQDIEYNNYPEAGYLIVSLAKQTPIVKCFQMKANYVKQLSIKIVH